DNA sequence from the Halichoerus grypus chromosome 8, mHalGry1.hap1.1, whole genome shotgun sequence genome:
GAATACAgataaactttgaaaacactGTTAataagaagccagtcacaaatgaatacatattgtatgattacaTCATATTGAAGTGTCcaaataagcaaatccatagagagagaacacaattgccaggggctgggggagagaggaatggggaaAGGACTGCTAGTGGATATGGGGTTCTCTTTTGGGGGTGttgaaatattctggaattagatagttaTGATGgttgtaaaattttataaatacactaaaactattgtacactttaaaataaaataaataaatgttaaataatagtgaTGACCCCAAATGCTGGTGAGGTTTCAGAGaaactcatacattgctggtggttTTAGGatatggtacagccactctggaaaacggtggGCAGTTTCTTTTAATACTGAATATGTAACTACCATACATCACAGCAGTttcactcctgggcatttatcccagagaaatgaaaacttatgttcacaaaAAACCTGTAAATGAATGTTTATAGGAGCttgtaatagccaaaacctggaaataacccaaaggtTGTTAAgcaggtgaatagataaacaaactgCGCAGCACCACTCAAGTAAAAAGGAAGGGATTGATGCATGCAACAAGCTTGCTCAAGCTCTGGAGAACTGAGCTGTGGGAAGATAAGCCAATCCCCGAAGATTACAcgctgtatgattctacttataggacattcttgaaatgacaaaattatggaaatggagaagagaatggTGGTTAGCAGAGGTTAGAAAGGTGTGAAAACAGGAGGGAAGTAGGTGTAgctataaaagggcaacatgagggaTCCTTGCAGTCTTGTTAATGTTCTGTATCTTATACTAACGCATTTATCTTGCTTGTGATATTGCACTATAGTTTTGAAGATATTACCATTAGATGAAATGAGTGAAGAGCACATTAACTAGatctctttgtattatttcttaaaacagcATGTTTATCTATAAttatcaaaaacttaaaaaatttaattaaaaggtAATAGTCACAACAATGagaccactacacacctattaggatggtaaaaattcagaacactgacaacaccgtgtgctggtgaggatgtggaggaacggAACTCtcgttcattgctggtgggattgcaaaatggtacagtcactttggaagacagtttaatggcttctacaaaattaaaaatactcttaccgtacaacccagcaattgggctccttggtatttacccaaaagaattgaaaacttatgtccatacaaacACCTGCACCTGGATGTTTAtagctgctttattcataattgccaaaacttggaagcaaccaaaatgtcctttattGGTGAATGGGTAAATAGACATTATTCAGAGCTAAAATTAAATGAGCTatgaaaccatgaaaagacacagaggaaccTTAAATGTGCATTATTAAGTGacagaagccaatctgaaaacgttacatactatatgattccaactacatgacattataggaaagacaaaactatggagacagtaaaaagatcagtggttgccagagattgagaggaggaaggaatgagtaggtggagcacagaagatttttagggcaatgaaactactctttatgatactataatggtgaaaCCTATCACTATACACTTGTCCAAACCTACAGAATGTAtaccaccaagagtgaatcctaatgtaaactatggacttggaGGTCATAATGATGCATCAGTGTAAgtttatcaattgtaacaaatgtaccactttggtGGGGGAAactgatagtgggggaggctatACGTGTGTGCGTATATATGGAAACTCTGCACCTTCTCCTTAATTTtgcctaaaattgctctaaaaaatagtttatttttaaaaaggtaaaaacactAAAACActagaataaaaaagaggaaTTTTGTAAAATCTCAGAGTGGGAAAGGTGAGACACAAAACACAAAGGcacccaaagaaaaaaatgtataaatttgatTTATGAAGGTTTTCAATTTCTACATgggaaaatcaaaacacaaataataaactagacaaaatatttgtaaaaatatgacACAAAATTCCAATTTCCTTGTTATATTAAAAGGTTGTATGTACCACTAAGGAAAAGCAACCAGTAGAGAAATAAACAGGAACAAGCcgtttccagaaataaaaatataaatataaaaagatgtccAACCTCACTCATAATTAAGGAAACATACATTAAAACAACTAGATAATACTTTTCATTTATCAGATTGGCCAAAATATAAAAGTTTGCTAACTTTTGCACGTTCGAAGGTGTGAAAAAAACTGGCACAATTGAAACTTAGGTCTACtcaaaaacttgcacacaaatgtttgaagcagttttattcataattgcaaaaCTTGGGAgtaatcaagatgtccttcaacaggtgaatgtaTAAActctggtacatccatacaatggaatattacttagtactacaagaaatgagctgtcaaggcacaaaaagacatggagggatCTTAAACACATATTAAGTGAAGCCGATCTTAAAAGGCTATATTCTATATGATTCTaactacatgacattctagaaaaggcaaaagtatagAGAGAGTAAAAAACATCAGTTTTGCCAGGGATTGGAGGgattggggaggaagggggagggatgaataggtgaagcacaggggatttttagggcagtgaaactattgtgtatgatattgtaatggtggatatgtgttattatatatttgtcaaaacctataAAATGTACAATacaaagagtgaaccttaatgtaaactatggagcttcagttaataataatgtatcaatgtgGGTTCATCAATTGTAAGAATTGTACCACACTaatataagatataaataataGTGGAAACTATGGTAGACTAGAGAGAggtatgtgggaactctgtaTTTTCTGATCAATTTCTCTATAAGCCTCCAACTGTTCCAAAGAATAAagatctaatttaaaaaaataggtcacCATTGGAGGATTCTATGaactaattattttgaaaactgttaaaaaagagaaagatttgatGTCTTTCCAATACACACTGGACTCCTAGGGAATCAAATAATAGAGGAGAGGAAGTTTCTCATTATAGACATATTCCAGCTAATAAGGAAGGAATGATATGTCCATTTTGCATCACCTGATCAATAATCTATCTAGGTAATGAACATCAAAGGCTGctttataaatacaaaagtaaacacaaccagggtgcctgggtggctcagtcgttaagcatctgctttcagctcaggtcatgatcccagggtcctgggattgagccccgcttccggcttcctgctcggcagaaggcctgcttctccctttcccacttcccctgcttgtgttccctctctcactctctctatgtcagataaataaataaaatcttaaaaaaaaaaaagtaaacacaacCAGATGATCTATGCTATCTTgaccaaaaaaagagacaaacctgAGTCTGAAAAAGCCTCTCTCGATCCAACTATCGATTTACAGAAAATACGGAGGACAGGAAAACATACTAAAAGGCATTATGGGGATACAATCAGCAAAATCGATAGGTGTAAAACTATAGGTCAAATGACCAATTTCTTTGATAAGTAAGCTTCAAGGAGAAAAAAGGTGAAAGAAACTCTAGATTAAAAGACTTATGGGGCTCCTAGGTGGccccgtcgttaagcgtctgccttcggctcaggtcatgatctcagggtcctgggatcgagcctggatcgagcccggcatcgggctcccttctcattgggaggcctgcttctccctctcccactccccctgcttgtgttccctctctcgctgtgtctctctctgtcaaataaataaataaaatcttaaaaaaaaaaaaaaaaaagatttacgaGTCAAATCAAATCTCAGTGTGTGAATTTTATTTGGATCTTTGATTCATACAaactctaaatttaaaaaaattactagcaGTTGGAAATCTGAACAATGACTGGATATTTGATgataaagaattattaaatttGTATTGTGGTGatattgtggttgttttttttaaaaactgaaagagcTTCACACTGTAATctttacaaatgaaatgaaaaagtatCTGGGATTTAATTCAACATAAAATAGGAAAGGGGAAAAGGTGAGGGTTTAGGTGAAACAAGATGAGTCATTAGTAGATCACTGTTGAAACTGGACATTAGGTACATAGATCTATTACATTAATCTGTTTACTTTTTCACATGTTTGAAATCTTCcatagtaaaattaattttaaaaataagcaacatacacacaaaataaaaaaaaacaagcaacaggAAACAGTAAAGAGTGTTATTGTGAAACAAAACCTATGTGGTCCTTTTTATGATCTAGCTAATTgtgtagaaattatttttgatcCCTGCTACTCTCTCAGTCTCTATGTCCATGCAATCACCAAATACTGTTGATTCTACTTCTAAACTAACACTTCTTTTGAACTAGTCTAAGCTAAATTTGGCCTTTGCTTAGTGCACTTCTACTTTTGTCTGCCTCCAAAACTGCAGCCagagtggtttttttaaaaacacaaatttgatcATACCCATCTTTTGCTTAAAATCCACGAATGCTTCTCAGCAATCATAGGATAACAGCTAGCGTCGTCAATATGTATACACTTTAAGGCCTTGCAGGATCTGTTCCAACCCTGTGTACCTAACCGGCTCCATCTTGAGATGTTCTGCCTTTCTACACACCAGCTACTTCTTGAACTTGCCATACTCATTCCCAACTCAGAGCATcacacttgctgttccctctgcctggaatgccgcCTTCCCCCTACATGCACCCTTATCCTTCAGATATCACCTTAAATGCTACTTTCTCAAGATAGCTTTCCAGTTATTTTTGGTCTAGGTGAGATCAAACTTCTCACAGATTCATAACAACTTGTcacaactgaaatttaaaaattattgaagttatttatttaatgtctatcTTTCCTCCTATAATACAATCTCAAAGAGAGAAGGAACTAGGTCTTACTATATCCCCAAAGCCTAGTATTTTTTCTGCACATAGTCTAAAAGGTCAATAAATCTCTACTAAACTATAAATGAGtagtttgatgaatgaataaataaatgaatttaaatataatactGGTCAAATCATGAAAGAATTATGTGCATCATAAGCATGATATTACACAGTTAACCTTAGTCGTGTTAGTCATATTCCTAACAAAAGATTTGCAAAGCCTCAATGTATAtgtatagaaataaacaaaaatagggggcacctgggtggctcagtcattaagcgtctgccttcagctcaggtctggatcccggggtactgggatcgagcccagtgccccgcatcgggcttcctgctctgcgggaagcctgcttctccctctcccactccccttgctgtgttccctctctcgctgtgtctccctctgtcaaataaataaataaataaaatcttaaaaaaaaaaaagaaacaaaaataggaagTAAGTGAGAATGGCTATATTACAAATCCAAGTTACAGCCACTCACTGATACTCCAAAAGTACTTAACAACAAAGAAACAGGGACGTATCTTCATATACCATCCACCTTTCAAAGGAGGCAGACAGATATTCAAATAAAAGTGCTGATTCAAGTTCCAACTTTGTTATTCAGACAGAAAACTCAGATCCTCTCAAAGagtaataaagaccatatatcctaaaattttacatttatattcatttatttaaaacaggCTACATACAGATTGCACACAGTCTCTTAACTCTTATAAAATGGGTGAATTTAACTAATCTATTCAAGTAAAATCAAAGATCTTCATAACTTTTAAAgttaattaatgagaaaaaaactacAAACTCCTgaaccaaaattttattttaaattattaggcTTTCATgcatatgaaatttttttataatatatgacATGGAAAGATGTTAGCACATtgaacaatagaaaatattttcatacaaCTTGTGAATCACTAATATGTTTATTTCTCCAGTGAAATGAATGCACGGTTCGCTTAAATCAACTTTGTTGTGGAACATCAAgtaggtttaaaatttttatattattgctTAATAACTTCCTAATAAGGTTTTGAGTTTCTAGTTGACTTacacataatatttttttcaatgtattgaATACTGTAGTAGCTTTTTGTCTCATTTCTGGTGGAACATGTCTAATATCTAAATATTCAGACAATTTAGATCTGGAATTGTACAGCATGTTAATAACAGTTTCAATGTCATCAATTCCAATGTCCCTGCTTTGTCCTAGTGGTAACAGCTGGGATTTATACATCTTTTGTAGTTTATGTTCCGCTGCTTCTGCTAAAGCAAGGCTCCGTTTTAGGTGCTCTCTAGAGGCTCGAATGTCCTCTCTGTATTCTGGCTTGAGGCTCTCAGCAAGAGGTACCTGTTGTACCTGTGAATGaatatctgaaatttttttcaaaatgtcttcaATACTCAGAATCTGTGGGCTTTTTTCAAATGTTAGTGCGTCcgatttttccatttcatattcaCCTGAGAGCTGAGGAACATCTTCTAGTTCTGTGACCGTGTCCATGTCAGTGCTCCTACTTGAAGAGGTACTAAACGGTTGGCCCGAGGTGACATCTGGACTTGGGGATGTCTCAGTGACGTTTGGCCGTGGCTTTGGTGCCTCAGTATGTGCCAGTTCcggctctggctctggctctctTACAATAAGTGGTTCATCTGTGCGTAACACAATAGAAACCTTTCTTGGTTTAATCGACCAGAATGCTGTACTTTTggtagttttcttcttctttacttCCAGTGTGAAGTCTCCAGTAGGGGAAGCTGTGGTGTTTTCACTGATAGGATTGATTAAAACATCATTTTCAGTAGAAAAGTCTCCATGTGTGATTATCTCCTTTAATCTCGATACCTTCGGTCCTATAGAATGAACATTATTTGGAGACTTTGATTTTTTCTCAGGACCTGGCTCCCTAGTAGGAACACTTAGTATTAGGTTCTGTAAAACTTCTACATAATGATTTAAGTTTTGTTCTTCGTCAGGCGTCACAGTTAtgccttaaaggaaaaaaaaatcaaacaataagTAACACTtgatattatatatgatatattgaCAGAATCTACCGACCTAAATTTACTTCCTATGTTATCACTTAAAAGTTGAGATAAAGAACCAAGAAATAAAGCACCTTTGGCTCAGTCAAttttcacttaaataaaaaaatacatatttattcagATCCTTAACACATGAACAAGATTAGTGCAAAAGTTACATATTAACACAATTCTCTATATTTTTTCGCTTTTATTCTCCCATATGATTCAGTAGGTagcttattaaaacaaaattcttgATCATATCCTCCACCACAGTGGTGCGCTGGAATTGGCTCATACTGGCTCACCAGAACCAATTACtcaatttttaggaattttgtgaaccaaatgttaaacatagacattattaaaaattattttaatttgaaattaaataaattgtattcaaaataaaggtaataaatattcaaaattcatCACATTTTACTATTGTCTATGGTCTTGAGGTTATTTACATCTAGTGTAGCTGTACGGTAGAAAAGCTATGTGATGGTGTACTAGTCTATATCCCTTTCTCTGTCCCTGTTCAGTAACACCAAATAAATAGCCTGAAATCAACTGTGATGGGAATATTTACGTCACGTTAATGGGCAAGTGCTATAAATCTCGGCTTACCAGTCTCTCCAAAAAGCCAGTTGTTGAACGTTTACCAGTACACCACTGCCTTCAACCCAGCAAAGATCTAACTACAGCCTGTGGATCATATCTGATGGGGAAATGTTAAGGTTCAGAgcaaacagtcaagaaagaattcttgagacaactttggtgcaaaaaggtggtatTATTAAAGCaaggggacaggacccatgggcagaaagagctgcactgggattgtgaggggTGGCgcattatatattttcaagttgggagggggttaaggATAGCCTAGGTCTCtgaggaatttggaagcaaggtttccaggaccttgaggggctaacTATTGTTAGGAAAAGTCATTTATCACTGTCTAGTAAGACCTTAGTCATGaaacccttcagatgtatatcactGGGCCATCTGGTTgaaggatgattgctaacatatatcgtGGGGGTTATAGagaaaggaagtttccaaaggaatttttatatgttaaaggagacttacaggatcctggtgGTTGGGATAACGTTAcactaagattgccttttgcccgtAGCAAAGTACCAACGTCAAGGTAattgagttcctagaggaaggtcactctgcctgtacCAACTTGTCAACTGGCTGCCGgctgtaaggaaatttaattttttcttttgcttttgattccCACATTAATATCCACCtaattgttttgtaaataaagttttattggaacccagccAGTCTTGCCCATCTGTTTatgtattatctatggctgcttttggtTGCAACAATAGAACGGAGTAGTTACAACAGAGACCACATGGGCTACAAAGCtgaaaatacttactatctggccctttacagaaaaagtttgccaactcctggtcTAAACCATCAACATTTCACTCTTAAAACAAAATAGCAGTTCTATTTATACAGGTATTTTGCAGCATCTGAGTGGTGGTTGGTGAAGCCTCTCATTTCCAACAcggaaaacaaaaaagattattGAATAAGATATTCCGAAATTCTCCTCAGGTCCCCTACTCCTAAGATGGTTTTTAATATTAAGTGCGGGAATTTTGTACTACAtgtcattttgaaatgattttgccACTATCAAGGATATAAATTGACTTAATTCAAGAAAGTAAGTCACTTTTTACCAAATTCTAATGCATAACTCCTACCTAAATTCTCCCTCTGCAGGCAAAATGAAATTACAAACTTTATATTCAGCAGGTACTTCTATTCAGCACTTTCACAAGCACAAAACGgttaaaaatgctttatatttaaatgtttttcctctcttccttaaCTGTTACAACTTAGAAAGGCCAGATGGATATTTAATCAAAATTGGaagtatatttctaaatttaaaaaaaaaaattttttttaagattatttatttatttgacagagagagacacagagagagaaggaacacaagcagggggagtgggagagggagaagcaggcttcccgccgagcagggagcccgatacggggctcaatggggggctcgatgaggggctcaatgcggggcttgattccaggaccctgggatcatgacctgtgctgaaggcagaagcttaacaactgagccacctaggcgcccctaaattttaaaaatttcttaatgaGAACAGTTTAGTAGGCAAAGTGATAGTGGAAAGATACCAGACTTCTCTGGAGATCTAGATTCTAAAAGTACATTCTGCATTTTATGTTATGCTTAGAAAAGCCTTGCATACTTCAAGATCCATATGACGATGATAGGTGAAAAAAGGGAGATAGATTTTGATATTATCTCtgtaataattttcttaaaatctctgACCCCATATCATGCATTTTGTCTGTGAattgtggattttaaaaaatggactagAAGGTTAACATACCTAACTCTTGTGGGTCATTGCCTATTTTGTGCCAGTCTCAGCCTATCCATAATAAAGCTGCAGactaaatgtccacaatagccaaactgtggaaagagccaaggtgtccatcaacagatgaatggataaagaagatgtggtatatatatatagaatggaatattatgcagccatcaaaaggaataagatcttgccatttgcaacgacgtggatggaactggagggtattatgctgagcgaaataagtcaatcagagaaagacatgtatcatatgacctcactgatatgaggaattcttaatctcaggaaacaaactgagggttgctggagtggggggtggggtgggagggatggggtgactgggtgatggacactggggagggtatgtgttctggtaagcgctgtgaattgtgcaagactgttgaatctcagatctgtacctctgaaacaaataatgcaatatatgttaagaaagaaaaaaagaagaagaagaatgtagcaggaggggaagaatgaagggggggaaatcggagggggagaagaaccatgagagacgatggactctgaaaaacaaactgagggttctagaggggaggggggtgggaggatgggttagcctggtgatgggtattgaggagggcacgttctgcatggagcactgggtgttatgcacaaacaatgaatcatggaacactatatctaaaactaatgatgtaatgtatggggattaacataacaataaaaaattaaaaaaaaaaaataaagctgcagGTGCTCACCTGGGCCCTGGAGTGAGCTACCCACAGACATTTTCCCTTTCCAAATCAGTGTTATGACTGGACTGAcccttgtggttcttattatgattCCAAGACATCCTTCAGCAACAACCATCAGGAAACTTTGACAAAACAAAGGTTTATTACTTATAAGACCTGGAAATTACATAGTACACTTGGGGCCACACAGTGGGAGGTGGAGACggatggagagaaaaaaacagagagagggagaggagagtgtGTGGGAGCCCAGGAAAGCAAGGGAGCCAGAGACAGTGCcagagattgggggtggggggtggggggggctggtaAAGTGCAAATGGGCCAGGGGTTCTCCTTTTATTGGGGTCAAATGTGGGGGCTCTAGGGCTCACTCTTTATTGATGAATTAAAACATAAGAGCATGAATTTGAAgctcaggaagaggaaaaaacaactgGCCCAAAAGGACAGTTATCAAAATCAATTAAGATCTGCAAAACAAAGGAGCCTCATTAGGGGCAGGTGGCCTGGCTCTTTATCTAGGCTTGTGGCTGGCACTGTGTATATTTAAGATAGCAATCTTTTAGATGAATGGCTCTTTGATATGGATGCCTCTACAATCAAAGCTTAAGTCTGGCACttgcattacaaaaaaagaaaaaaaaacacaactgtccGAGTCTATACTACATTGCCTCCGAGGAGAGGAAATGGGACTGAAGTCAGGTCATTAAAGGGGACTTTACACTTACCCACATATAATATTTTACTCTCTAAAAACACATAAGCACACATACCCAATCATCCAATATAGCGAAccattaaaattcacattttaaaaaggaaaataacttatttatgtattctcATAGGCATGTAATGCGTTGTCC
Encoded proteins:
- the SPESP1 gene encoding sperm equatorial segment protein 1, which encodes MPMKFLVLLVALLLWPSSVPAYPSITVTPDEEQNLNHYVEVLQNLILSVPTREPGPEKKSKSPNNVHSIGPKVSRLKEIITHGDFSTENDVLINPISENTTASPTGDFTLEVKKKKTTKSTAFWSIKPRKVSIVLRTDEPLIVREPEPEPELAHTEAPKPRPNVTETSPSPDVTSGQPFSTSSSRSTDMDTVTELEDVPQLSGEYEMEKSDALTFEKSPQILSIEDILKKISDIHSQVQQVPLAESLKPEYREDIRASREHLKRSLALAEAAEHKLQKMYKSQLLPLGQSRDIGIDDIETVINMLYNSRSKLSEYLDIRHVPPEMRQKATTVFNTLKKILCVSQLETQNLIRKLLSNNIKILNLLDVPQQS